From Cellulomonas chengniuliangii, the proteins below share one genomic window:
- a CDS encoding SixA phosphatase family protein translates to MNAPAPRRLVLLRHAKAEHGQLEDLMRPLALAGRQQAGGVGASLSREGLVPEHVVCSGAVRTRQTWDLARAALTGAPETVDVNDDLYLAGVRQVLEILRGVRDDVSTVLVVGHEPVMSQTAATLAGPGSDEAVLDRVRLGVPTASYSVLETDAAWSGLEPDAARLLRLVTPA, encoded by the coding sequence GTGAACGCTCCTGCTCCCCGCCGACTCGTGCTGCTCCGACACGCCAAGGCGGAGCATGGACAGCTCGAGGACCTGATGCGGCCGCTCGCGCTGGCCGGGCGGCAGCAGGCCGGGGGCGTGGGCGCCAGCCTGAGCCGTGAGGGTCTCGTCCCCGAGCACGTCGTGTGCTCGGGGGCGGTCCGCACCCGCCAGACCTGGGATCTGGCCCGCGCCGCCCTCACGGGCGCCCCCGAGACGGTCGACGTGAACGACGACCTCTACCTGGCGGGCGTGCGCCAGGTGCTGGAGATCTTGCGCGGCGTCCGCGACGACGTGTCGACGGTGCTGGTCGTGGGCCACGAGCCCGTGATGTCGCAGACTGCTGCGACGCTGGCCGGGCCGGGATCCGACGAGGCCGTGCTGGACCGCGTGCGGCTCGGGGTCCCGACGGCGAGCTACTCGGTGCTCGAGACGGACGCGGCGTGGTCCGGGCTCGAGCCGGACGCCGCGCGCCTCCTGCGGCTGGTCACCCCCGCCTGA
- the fabI gene encoding enoyl-ACP reductase FabI, with translation MGLLDGKKLLVTGVLTDSSIAFHVARLAQEQGAEVVLTSFGRQFRLTQAIARRLPRPAPVVQLDVTSDEDLAALADRVREHVDGLDGVVHSIGFAPQSVMGGNFLAGEWDDVATAVRVSAYSLKSLAVATQPLLGAGSSIVGLTFDARYAWPVYDWMGVAKAAFESTARYLARDLGPEGVRVNLVSAGPIRTTAAKSIPGFEAMEGGWPDRAPLGWDVTDPEPTARAVAALLSDWFPATTGEIVHVDGGVHAMGL, from the coding sequence ATGGGTCTGCTCGACGGCAAGAAGCTCCTCGTCACCGGCGTCCTCACCGACAGCTCGATCGCGTTCCACGTCGCGCGGCTCGCCCAGGAGCAGGGCGCGGAGGTCGTCCTGACCTCGTTCGGCCGCCAGTTCCGGCTGACGCAGGCCATCGCCCGCCGCCTGCCGCGGCCCGCGCCCGTGGTGCAGCTCGACGTCACCTCGGACGAGGACCTCGCCGCGCTCGCGGACCGGGTGCGCGAGCACGTCGACGGCCTCGACGGCGTGGTCCACTCGATCGGCTTCGCGCCGCAGTCGGTGATGGGCGGCAACTTCCTCGCCGGCGAGTGGGACGACGTGGCGACCGCGGTGCGCGTCTCGGCGTACTCGCTGAAGTCCCTCGCCGTCGCCACGCAGCCCTTGCTGGGCGCCGGCTCGTCGATCGTGGGGCTCACCTTCGACGCCCGGTACGCGTGGCCCGTGTACGACTGGATGGGCGTGGCGAAGGCCGCCTTCGAGTCCACCGCCCGCTACCTCGCCCGTGACCTGGGCCCCGAGGGCGTCCGCGTGAACCTCGTCTCGGCCGGCCCGATCCGGACCACCGCGGCCAAGTCGATCCCAGGGTTCGAGGCCATGGAGGGCGGCTGGCCCGATCGCGCGCCCCTCGGCTGGGACGTCACCGACCCCGAGCCGACGGCCCGCGCGGTCGCGGCGCTGCTCTCCGACTGGTTCCCGGCGACGACCGGCGAGATCGTCCACGTCGACGGCGGCGTGCACGCGATGGGACTCTAG
- a CDS encoding SURF1 family cytochrome oxidase biogenesis protein, whose protein sequence is MSPRVRRAVGVVLLGVLIAVGCTLAGRWQWNRHVARDAQITVVEANYDADPVPLSAVLDSPAQPLAATQEWQPVEVVGHYDPQRTVLLRNRPVDGQPGYHVLVPLVLEEGGEPGSVLLVDRGYIPWGDDASSAVDVPEPPAGSVTVTARLRLDEPSLGRAAPAGQVQSITVDEVLLAGGSADPAQPVYRAYGSLVAEDPAAGALGALASPSTDPGSHLSYSFQWWTFAVGSLVGFSMLARRDLRESAEDDPQAAEPTAREPRRRRGPTAEDEEDALVDARLGAHGRPG, encoded by the coding sequence ATGAGCCCGCGGGTCCGCCGCGCGGTCGGGGTCGTCCTGCTGGGCGTCCTGATCGCGGTGGGCTGCACGCTCGCCGGGCGCTGGCAGTGGAACCGGCACGTCGCGCGCGACGCCCAGATCACGGTGGTCGAGGCCAACTACGACGCCGACCCCGTCCCGCTGTCCGCGGTGCTCGACTCCCCCGCGCAGCCGCTGGCCGCCACCCAGGAGTGGCAGCCGGTCGAGGTCGTGGGGCACTACGACCCGCAGCGCACCGTCCTCCTGCGCAACCGCCCGGTCGACGGGCAGCCCGGGTACCACGTGCTGGTCCCCCTCGTGCTGGAGGAGGGCGGCGAGCCGGGGTCGGTGCTGCTGGTCGACCGCGGGTACATCCCCTGGGGCGACGACGCGTCCTCTGCCGTCGACGTCCCGGAGCCCCCGGCCGGGAGCGTCACCGTGACGGCGCGGCTCCGGCTCGACGAGCCCTCGCTGGGCAGGGCTGCCCCCGCGGGCCAGGTCCAGTCGATCACCGTCGACGAGGTCCTCCTGGCCGGCGGCTCGGCCGACCCGGCCCAGCCCGTGTACCGGGCCTACGGGTCGCTCGTGGCCGAGGACCCGGCCGCCGGGGCGTTGGGCGCGCTGGCCTCCCCCAGCACCGACCCCGGCTCGCACCTGTCGTACTCGTTCCAGTGGTGGACGTTCGCTGTGGGCTCGCTGGTCGGGTTCTCGATGCTGGCGCGGCGCGACCTGCGCGAGTCCGCCGAGGACGACCCGCAGGCCGCGGAGCCCACGGCCCGGGAGCCGCGCCGGCGCCGCGGGCCGACCGCCGAGGACGAGGAGGACGCCCTCGTCGACGCCCGGCTCGGCGCCCACGGCCGTCCGGGCTGA
- the fabG gene encoding 3-oxoacyl-ACP reductase FabG, producing the protein MPQTTVNSPTPRSVLVTGANRGIGRAIAERFVAAGDKVATIYRGGDLPDGVFGAVGDMRDTAAVDAAFAAVEEAHGPVEVLVANAGVTRDQLLLRMTDEEFEAVLDVNLTGTFRCVRRASKNMIRMRRGRIVLISSVVGLYGSAGQVNYAASKAGLVGMARSITRELGGRGITANVVAPGFIDTSMTADLPAERQDAYRAAIPMGRFAQPDEVAGVVQFLASPDAGYISGAVIPVDGGLGMGH; encoded by the coding sequence GTGCCTCAGACCACAGTGAACTCACCCACACCTCGCAGCGTCCTGGTGACCGGAGCGAACCGCGGCATCGGCCGCGCGATCGCGGAGCGGTTCGTGGCGGCGGGGGACAAGGTCGCCACGATCTACCGCGGCGGGGACCTGCCCGACGGGGTCTTCGGCGCGGTCGGCGACATGCGCGACACGGCGGCGGTGGACGCGGCCTTCGCCGCGGTCGAGGAGGCCCACGGGCCGGTCGAGGTGCTCGTCGCCAACGCCGGGGTCACACGGGACCAGCTCCTGCTGCGGATGACCGACGAGGAGTTCGAGGCCGTCCTCGACGTGAACCTCACCGGCACGTTCCGCTGCGTGCGGCGCGCCTCGAAGAACATGATCCGGATGCGCCGCGGCCGGATCGTCCTGATCTCCTCGGTGGTGGGGCTCTACGGCAGCGCGGGCCAGGTGAACTACGCGGCCTCCAAGGCGGGGCTGGTCGGCATGGCGCGGTCGATCACGCGCGAGCTGGGCGGTCGCGGGATCACGGCCAACGTGGTCGCCCCGGGCTTCATCGACACCTCCATGACCGCGGACCTCCCGGCCGAGCGCCAGGACGCCTACCGTGCCGCGATCCCGATGGGCCGGTTCGCTCAGCCGGACGAGGTCGCGGGTGTCGTGCAGTTCCTGGCCTCGCCCGACGCCGGGTACATCTCCGGGGCGGTCATCCCCGTCGACGGGGGCCTCGGCATGGGGCACTGA
- a CDS encoding DUF3099 domain-containing protein translates to MSTKRGDGEEVHRITSAPEALADDLARRTKRYLVQMGVRVVCFVVAVLTWHRIPVAFSIAMIVAAVVLPYIAVLLANAGRERQASDDPLMDPRTLGPGRRPGADQLGGNHR, encoded by the coding sequence ATGAGCACGAAGCGGGGGGATGGCGAGGAGGTCCACCGGATCACCTCGGCGCCCGAGGCTCTGGCGGACGACCTGGCTCGCCGCACCAAGCGGTACCTGGTCCAGATGGGCGTGCGCGTCGTCTGCTTCGTCGTGGCGGTGCTGACCTGGCACCGGATCCCCGTGGCGTTCTCGATCGCGATGATCGTGGCCGCCGTCGTCCTGCCGTACATCGCCGTGCTGCTGGCCAACGCCGGGCGCGAGCGCCAGGCGTCCGACGACCCGCTCATGGACCCACGCACCCTCGGGCCAGGTCGTCGACCTGGCGCCGACCAGCTCGGAGGCAACCACCGATGA
- the serB gene encoding phosphoserine phosphatase SerB — protein sequence MADALNTPAPSNPPRLVVMDVDSTLITAEVIELLAARSGSLEAVADITDRAMRGEIDFTASLHQRVATLAGLTTDVFAEVLAEVELTPGAVELVAELDARGWPVALVSGGFVEVVAPLAASLGISLFRANGLEARDGVLTGRVRGPVIDRAAKALALREFAAESGIALDQTIAIGDGANDLDMLDQAGFGIAFNAKPLVCGQADAVVRGRLDDVLALPPFTRAG from the coding sequence CTGGCTGACGCCCTGAACACCCCCGCGCCCTCGAACCCGCCCCGGCTCGTGGTGATGGACGTCGACTCGACGCTCATCACGGCGGAGGTGATCGAGCTGCTCGCCGCGCGATCGGGCTCGCTCGAGGCCGTCGCGGACATCACCGACCGGGCGATGCGCGGGGAGATCGACTTCACCGCCTCCCTGCACCAGCGTGTGGCGACGTTGGCCGGGCTCACCACCGACGTCTTCGCGGAGGTGCTGGCGGAGGTCGAGCTGACCCCCGGGGCGGTCGAGCTGGTCGCCGAGCTGGACGCCCGCGGCTGGCCCGTCGCCCTCGTCTCGGGCGGCTTCGTCGAGGTCGTCGCCCCACTCGCCGCGAGCCTGGGCATCAGCCTGTTCCGGGCGAACGGCCTCGAGGCGCGTGACGGCGTGCTCACCGGGCGCGTGCGGGGCCCGGTGATCGACCGGGCCGCCAAGGCGCTGGCGCTGCGCGAGTTCGCCGCGGAGTCCGGCATCGCGCTCGACCAGACGATCGCGATCGGCGACGGCGCGAACGACCTGGACATGCTGGACCAGGCCGGTTTCGGGATCGCCTTCAACGCCAAGCCGCTCGTGTGCGGGCAGGCCGACGCCGTGGTCCGCGGGCGGCTCGACGACGTGCTGGCCCTGCCGCCGTTCACGCGAGCCGGCTGA